The following are from one region of the Rhodopirellula sp. P2 genome:
- a CDS encoding sigma-54 interaction domain-containing protein has product MHSGNPHLGCDSVSSRGQLLPGVIGNSPAMREVDRVTRKVAVSNASVLILGETGTGKELIASAVHRLSHRSGGPFVKVNCGALSESLLESELFGHVRGAFTGAVANRAGRFEAADGGSIFLDEINSTTLTLQVKLLRVLQEKEFERVGDTSSHRTDSRIIAASNRDLMRQVQLDEFREDLYWRLNVVPIELPALRHRREDIPALVAFFLDHYNEVNDRYVSHLGSGVMRALQDYHWPGNVRELQNYVERAVVMSDTDELVLDALPVCVRDPHRSVATRELASSAGGAPSNSPMANGAIETTPESAEASSGAATAFDLSRMDLKTLARIVVQRGLDEADEAEDLHSVVVDQVERELISQLLLRCGGVQTKTATRLGMNRNTLSKKMKDYGLNIDD; this is encoded by the coding sequence ATGCATTCGGGCAATCCGCATCTTGGTTGTGATTCTGTGAGTTCTCGAGGACAGCTCCTACCCGGCGTCATTGGCAATTCGCCCGCGATGCGTGAAGTCGATCGCGTGACCCGCAAGGTTGCCGTGAGCAATGCGTCAGTGCTGATCCTTGGAGAAACCGGAACAGGAAAAGAATTGATCGCTTCGGCGGTGCACCGCTTGAGTCACCGCAGCGGAGGCCCGTTCGTCAAAGTCAATTGTGGCGCGCTGAGCGAGAGTTTGCTGGAAAGCGAATTGTTTGGGCACGTGCGTGGTGCCTTCACCGGTGCCGTTGCCAATCGCGCGGGGCGTTTCGAAGCCGCCGATGGCGGCAGCATCTTTCTCGATGAAATCAACTCCACCACGTTGACGTTGCAGGTCAAACTGCTGCGGGTGTTGCAGGAAAAGGAATTCGAACGAGTCGGGGACACCTCCAGCCATCGAACCGACTCGCGAATCATCGCGGCCAGCAACCGTGATTTGATGCGTCAAGTGCAGCTGGATGAGTTTCGGGAAGACCTTTACTGGCGGTTGAATGTGGTGCCGATCGAGCTGCCCGCGCTGCGACATCGACGCGAAGACATCCCGGCGCTCGTGGCGTTCTTCTTGGATCACTACAACGAAGTCAATGACCGCTATGTCTCGCACCTTGGTAGCGGTGTGATGCGAGCTTTGCAGGACTACCATTGGCCGGGGAACGTTCGCGAACTTCAAAACTATGTGGAGCGAGCGGTCGTGATGAGCGACACCGATGAGTTGGTGCTCGACGCGTTGCCCGTGTGCGTGCGTGATCCCCATCGCAGCGTCGCGACTCGCGAATTGGCAAGCTCCGCGGGCGGGGCGCCATCGAATTCACCAATGGCCAACGGTGCCATCGAGACGACGCCCGAATCTGCGGAGGCATCCTCGGGAGCTGCCACGGCGTTTGATCTCAGTCGCATGGATCTGAAGACACTCGCTCGGATCGTTGTTCAGCGAGGGTTGGACGAAGCCGACGAGGCAGAGGATTTGCATTCGGTGGTGGTGGATCAAGTCGAACGCGAATTGATTTCTCAGTTGTTGTTGCGATGTGGCGGTGTGCAGACCAAGACCGCAACGCGTTTGGGAATGAACCGCAACACGTTGTCAAAGAAGATGAAGGACTACGGTCTGAACATCGACGACTGA
- a CDS encoding nitroreductase family protein, with protein MAVNETDLEVLPVIADRWSPYRFDGREVEDDKLRQCLEAARWAASSFNDQPWSWIVARRQDGEAFEAMLQCLLEANRDWASRAGVLICTVIRTNFSYNQKPNRVALHDLGAAAALLSLQATSLGLQTHQMAGVNLSQVRGQYQIPEGYEPATAIAMGYADEREPNSDAEQMLEDRQSGVRERTPLKNQVFMDAFGQSASWL; from the coding sequence ATGGCAGTCAACGAAACGGATCTGGAAGTTTTGCCCGTCATCGCTGATCGATGGAGCCCCTATCGGTTTGATGGGCGTGAAGTCGAAGATGACAAATTGCGTCAATGCTTGGAAGCGGCTCGCTGGGCTGCCAGCAGTTTTAACGATCAACCATGGTCTTGGATTGTCGCACGTCGCCAAGACGGGGAGGCATTTGAAGCCATGTTGCAGTGCCTGCTGGAAGCCAATCGTGATTGGGCGTCCCGAGCAGGCGTGCTGATTTGCACCGTCATTCGAACCAATTTTTCTTACAATCAAAAACCAAACCGAGTCGCCCTGCACGACCTCGGTGCCGCCGCCGCACTGCTGTCACTGCAAGCGACCTCGTTGGGTTTGCAGACGCACCAAATGGCCGGCGTCAATCTGAGCCAAGTCCGGGGCCAGTACCAGATTCCGGAAGGCTACGAGCCGGCCACCGCGATCGCCATGGGGTATGCCGATGAACGCGAGCCCAACTCCGATGCGGAACAGATGTTGGAGGACCGCCAAAGCGGTGTCCGAGAACGAACGCCACTGAAGAATCAGGTCTTCATGGATGCATTCGGGCAATCCGCATCTTGGTTGTGA
- a CDS encoding aldehyde dehydrogenase family protein, translating to MTGKTSRSVSLTAIFHPTLCKIVLNNAPQVATPENATPNRPGEVLIGYHGGAKWATWSIRQRCQIVSRARGEIASRVDQLTHLSRSEQRTDDAETVASELLPLCEALRWIGKHGKKTLAPRKVGWRGRPLWMWGVRSVVQRVPLGRVLILGTWNYPLLLPGVQMAQALAAGNLVCLKPAAGTEAVSAELIAAFYAAGVPKHAITLLNSTTEAAIEAQASGVDLVVLTGSAETGRKVLHQSAENLTPCIMELSGADAAIVLPQADLARVVDAVTFGLLFNSGATCIGPRRLMIQTDPSTATLPERLIDRLRATNEVTLHPAARASIADLLDDVLRKGAKDSLGRYDSATLRTTGKMHAVVLENVPEGHAILQSDVFAPVISIIPVQRPEQAIQMVNECPYRLAASVFGPTSQTQSIGKQLTVGVVTINDLVAPTADPRLPFGGRGQSGFGVTRGPEGLLAMTTPRVIATRRGRVAMHLSPRNDADAELLSGVLQWSHSSGWTRRRAALRRVTTAAAQWRALKK from the coding sequence ATGACGGGCAAAACTTCCAGATCCGTTTCGTTGACTGCCATCTTCCATCCAACGCTTTGCAAGATTGTTTTGAACAACGCACCCCAGGTCGCCACGCCCGAAAACGCGACGCCAAACCGCCCCGGTGAGGTGCTGATAGGTTATCACGGCGGTGCAAAGTGGGCTACGTGGTCGATTCGCCAGCGCTGTCAAATTGTGAGTCGTGCGCGCGGCGAAATCGCTTCGCGAGTCGATCAGTTGACACACTTGAGCCGGAGTGAACAACGGACCGACGATGCAGAAACGGTGGCGTCGGAATTGCTCCCCTTGTGCGAGGCATTGCGGTGGATCGGCAAGCACGGAAAAAAAACGCTGGCACCCCGAAAAGTCGGATGGAGAGGGCGACCACTGTGGATGTGGGGCGTCCGCAGCGTCGTCCAGCGAGTCCCCCTGGGGCGAGTCCTGATCCTTGGAACCTGGAACTACCCGCTGCTGCTGCCCGGCGTTCAAATGGCACAGGCCCTTGCCGCCGGAAATCTAGTTTGCCTCAAACCCGCCGCCGGGACCGAAGCCGTGTCCGCCGAATTGATCGCCGCTTTTTATGCCGCGGGCGTTCCGAAACATGCGATCACGTTGCTGAATTCAACCACCGAAGCGGCAATCGAAGCCCAAGCCTCTGGCGTCGACTTGGTCGTCTTGACCGGATCCGCTGAAACGGGCCGAAAAGTCCTGCATCAATCAGCCGAGAATCTGACTCCTTGCATCATGGAATTGTCCGGAGCCGATGCGGCAATCGTGCTGCCCCAAGCCGACCTCGCCCGCGTGGTCGATGCGGTGACGTTTGGCCTGCTGTTCAACAGCGGTGCAACTTGCATCGGCCCGAGGCGATTGATGATCCAAACCGATCCCTCAACCGCCACTTTGCCAGAACGATTGATCGATCGATTGCGAGCCACCAACGAAGTCACCCTTCATCCCGCGGCGCGGGCGAGCATCGCCGACTTGCTGGACGATGTTCTCCGAAAAGGTGCCAAGGACAGCCTGGGCCGGTACGATTCCGCTACCCTTCGCACCACCGGAAAGATGCACGCGGTGGTGCTTGAAAACGTCCCCGAGGGGCATGCCATTTTGCAAAGCGACGTGTTCGCGCCCGTCATCTCGATCATCCCGGTCCAGCGACCCGAACAAGCGATCCAGATGGTCAATGAATGCCCCTATCGTCTGGCCGCGTCCGTGTTCGGCCCGACCTCCCAAACGCAATCGATCGGAAAACAACTGACCGTGGGCGTGGTGACGATCAACGACCTGGTCGCCCCCACGGCGGATCCCCGCCTGCCCTTCGGTGGCCGCGGCCAAAGTGGTTTTGGAGTGACACGAGGCCCCGAGGGATTGCTGGCGATGACCACGCCTCGAGTCATCGCCACCCGGCGGGGCCGCGTCGCAATGCACTTGTCACCTCGAAACGATGCCGACGCGGAGTTGCTGTCCGGCGTACTGCAGTGGTCGCACAGCAGCGGATGGACGCGGCGAAGAGCTGCCCTCCGGCGAGTCACCACTGCCGCCGCCCAGTGGCGTGCATTAAAAAAGTAG
- a CDS encoding phytoene desaturase family protein, giving the protein MIAPQAPANAPFAPAEKTSKPQHVVVVGAGLAGLSSACVLAARGHKVTLCDKNDWVGGKAAVHQSEGYRFDMGPTILTLPSVLRRVFTEAGRKMEDYLELVALDPQWRCFFEGTPQSGTKENTVLDLVADVEQMKRHLRDFTGGDATGQGYESFIERSKQLHGVSDRFFFWRSIGGLADTMEVGGAFSAAVLKDVLSLKMGRSVASIVRSHVPEHRVSQMMDHFTQYVGSSPYASPAVLCSIAHMQTEEGIWYPIGGTRAVPEALSKLAGELGVDIRTGTDILRIETGGGSVSGVTTAGGETISCDAVVSNCDAIRTYRELLSGTPESTKFEKSNHYEAACSGVVLYLGLNRRYEQLLHHNFVFSKDPEEEFDYIYKKGQPAPDPTAYVCAPSISEPEVAPDGCEALYILVHTPYLRPGHDWKAMLPNYRDVILNKLERTAGMEGIRDAIVTEDSLTPEGIHNRYRVLNGAIYGLASHGKFTGAFKPGNRRKDLRGLYLAGGAAHPGPGMPMVLMSGWIAADSLDQDVTNGKFA; this is encoded by the coding sequence ATGATCGCCCCCCAAGCCCCCGCAAATGCCCCCTTTGCTCCCGCCGAGAAGACCTCCAAACCGCAGCATGTGGTGGTCGTCGGCGCAGGTTTGGCAGGACTGTCATCTGCTTGTGTGCTGGCCGCCCGAGGGCACAAAGTCACCCTCTGCGACAAAAACGACTGGGTGGGCGGCAAAGCCGCGGTGCATCAATCCGAAGGCTATCGATTCGACATGGGGCCGACGATCCTGACACTGCCGAGTGTCTTGCGTCGCGTCTTCACCGAAGCTGGCCGAAAGATGGAGGACTACCTCGAGCTCGTGGCGCTGGATCCGCAGTGGCGATGCTTCTTCGAAGGCACCCCCCAATCAGGAACAAAAGAAAACACGGTGTTGGACTTGGTCGCTGATGTCGAACAAATGAAACGTCATCTGCGTGACTTCACCGGCGGCGACGCGACCGGCCAAGGTTACGAATCGTTCATCGAGCGAAGCAAGCAACTTCACGGTGTCTCCGATCGATTCTTCTTTTGGCGATCGATCGGTGGGTTGGCCGACACGATGGAAGTCGGGGGTGCGTTTTCCGCCGCGGTGCTGAAAGACGTCCTGTCACTCAAAATGGGTCGCAGTGTCGCGTCGATCGTCCGCTCACACGTTCCCGAACATCGTGTGTCGCAAATGATGGATCACTTCACCCAGTACGTTGGCTCGTCGCCCTATGCCTCGCCTGCCGTGCTGTGCAGCATCGCTCACATGCAAACCGAAGAAGGCATTTGGTATCCGATCGGCGGCACGCGAGCGGTCCCCGAGGCGTTGTCAAAACTCGCTGGCGAACTCGGCGTCGACATCCGAACCGGAACCGACATCCTTCGCATCGAAACCGGTGGCGGGTCGGTCAGCGGCGTCACCACAGCCGGTGGCGAAACGATTTCCTGCGACGCCGTGGTCAGCAACTGCGACGCGATTCGAACCTACCGCGAATTGCTCAGCGGTACACCGGAGTCAACCAAGTTCGAAAAGTCCAATCACTACGAAGCCGCCTGCAGTGGCGTGGTGCTGTACCTGGGACTGAACCGCCGCTACGAACAACTGCTGCACCACAACTTTGTGTTCTCCAAAGATCCCGAAGAAGAGTTCGACTACATCTACAAAAAAGGCCAACCGGCCCCCGATCCAACCGCCTACGTTTGCGCTCCCTCGATCAGCGAACCCGAAGTGGCCCCCGATGGCTGCGAAGCCCTCTACATCTTGGTGCACACGCCTTATCTGAGGCCCGGTCACGATTGGAAGGCGATGCTGCCCAATTACCGAGATGTGATCCTGAACAAACTGGAACGAACCGCTGGCATGGAAGGCATTCGGGATGCGATCGTGACCGAAGATTCGCTGACTCCCGAAGGCATCCACAATCGCTACCGAGTCCTCAACGGCGCGATCTACGGCTTGGCCAGCCACGGCAAGTTCACCGGCGCTTTCAAACCTGGCAACCGTCGCAAGGACCTGCGTGGTTTGTATCTGGCTGGCGGGGCAGCTCACCCTGGCCCCGGCATGCCGATGGTCTTGATGAGCGGCTGGATCGCAGCGGATTCGCTGGACCAAGACGTGACCAATGGAAAATTCGCGTGA